A region from the Natronoarchaeum mannanilyticum genome encodes:
- a CDS encoding MATE family efflux transporter codes for MSVAETVEDSLTDGSLVGPMVRLAWPIIVIQLLQVTYNVADTLWLGRYSAAAVGAMSLAFPVSLLLVSFAGGFTTGGSILVAQYTGADSDRSAGSVAGQTMSFVIGVGVLIGAVGVASTERLLGLFPSQQETAATVVPMAVEYLEVLFAGMPFFIGFYAFTAIMRGYGDTRAPMYVMAVSVLLNVVLDPFLIFGWWIAPDLGVAGAAAATIASRAVATLLGLWILFGTARGPAVSLPDIRPRLDTVRKIVDLGVPASIEQSTNAMALIAMAAMTVSFAPPVVAAYGLGNRLVSLVFLPAMGLGQATNSIVGQNLGAEKTGRAERAAWLAVGLCAGVMVVAAALAAAFARPIVELFIAVEDEYAAAAIGHGVAYLRISTIGFVFIAVSEVLLGAFRGAGNTRTAMAISMFKLWVVSVCGTYLLTFTFEFGVTGLWVGSTLEHVGGAVLALAWFARGTWKEAVIDDDRTGDPTDDGEPGGAPDDAPDADVPPADGAE; via the coding sequence GTGTCAGTGGCAGAGACGGTCGAAGACTCACTGACCGACGGCAGCCTGGTGGGCCCGATGGTCCGGCTGGCCTGGCCGATCATCGTGATCCAGCTGCTGCAGGTCACGTACAACGTCGCGGACACGCTGTGGCTGGGGCGGTACTCGGCGGCCGCGGTCGGCGCGATGAGCCTCGCGTTCCCCGTGAGTCTGCTGTTGGTCTCCTTTGCCGGCGGGTTCACGACGGGCGGGAGCATCCTCGTCGCCCAGTACACGGGCGCCGACAGCGACCGCTCGGCCGGGTCGGTCGCCGGCCAGACGATGAGCTTCGTGATCGGGGTGGGCGTCCTGATCGGGGCCGTCGGCGTCGCGTCGACCGAGCGGCTGCTGGGGCTGTTCCCGAGCCAGCAAGAGACCGCGGCGACGGTCGTCCCGATGGCCGTCGAGTACCTCGAAGTGCTGTTCGCCGGGATGCCGTTTTTCATCGGCTTCTACGCGTTCACCGCGATCATGCGGGGGTACGGCGACACGCGCGCGCCAATGTACGTGATGGCCGTCAGCGTGCTCCTGAACGTCGTCCTCGACCCGTTCCTCATCTTCGGGTGGTGGATCGCGCCCGATCTGGGCGTCGCCGGCGCGGCGGCCGCGACGATCGCCTCGCGCGCCGTCGCGACGCTGCTGGGGCTGTGGATCCTCTTCGGAACCGCGCGCGGACCGGCGGTCTCGCTGCCCGACATCCGCCCGCGGCTCGACACCGTCCGGAAGATCGTCGACCTCGGCGTGCCGGCGTCGATCGAACAGTCGACCAACGCCATGGCGCTGATCGCGATGGCGGCGATGACGGTTTCGTTCGCCCCGCCGGTGGTCGCGGCCTACGGGCTGGGAAACCGGCTGGTGTCGCTCGTCTTCCTGCCGGCGATGGGGCTGGGCCAGGCGACAAACTCGATCGTCGGCCAGAACCTCGGCGCCGAGAAGACCGGTCGGGCCGAACGGGCGGCGTGGCTGGCGGTCGGGCTCTGCGCCGGCGTGATGGTCGTCGCCGCCGCGCTGGCGGCGGCGTTCGCTCGTCCGATCGTCGAGCTGTTCATCGCCGTCGAGGACGAGTACGCCGCCGCGGCGATCGGCCACGGCGTCGCGTACCTCCGGATCAGCACGATCGGATTCGTGTTCATCGCCGTCTCGGAGGTGCTGCTGGGTGCGTTCCGGGGCGCCGGCAACACCCGTACCGCGATGGCGATCTCGATGTTCAAGCTGTGGGTCGTCAGCGTCTGCGGTACCTACCTGCTGACCTTCACCTTCGAGTTCGGCGTGACCGGGCTCTGGGTCGGTTCGACGCTCGAACACGTCGGCGGCGCCGTGCTCGCGCTGGCCTGGTTCGCACGGGGCACCTGGAAGGAGGCGGTGATCGACGACGATCGGACCGGAGACCCGACGGACGACGGCGAACCCGGCGGCGCCCCCGACGACGCGCCCGACGCCGACGTCCCGCCGGCAGACGGCGCAGAGTGA
- a CDS encoding pyridoxamine 5'-phosphate oxidase family protein, giving the protein MERITVSQRNEFDCTGAWSRDGVASFLRETTVPVRLSCRTPADRLWMLSLWYEYRDGRLWCATAADADVVEYLRADDEITFEVSTNEPPYRGVRGNGVARVEDDGGKELLTTLLERYLGGTDSSLANRLLDEDREEVRIAIEPRRAFSWDYSARMADAVEES; this is encoded by the coding sequence GTGGAGCGAATCACTGTGTCCCAGCGCAACGAGTTCGACTGCACCGGCGCCTGGTCGCGCGACGGCGTCGCATCGTTCCTGCGCGAGACGACCGTGCCGGTCCGACTGTCGTGTCGCACGCCCGCCGACCGGCTCTGGATGCTCTCGCTGTGGTACGAGTACCGCGACGGCCGGCTGTGGTGTGCGACCGCCGCCGACGCTGACGTCGTCGAGTACCTGCGGGCCGACGACGAGATCACCTTCGAGGTGTCGACGAACGAGCCGCCCTACCGGGGCGTGCGGGGCAACGGCGTCGCGCGGGTCGAAGACGACGGCGGCAAGGAGCTCCTGACGACGCTCCTGGAGCGGTATCTCGGCGGGACGGACTCGTCGCTGGCGAATCGATTGCTCGACGAGGATCGGGAAGAGGTTCGAATCGCGATCGAGCCCCGGCGGGCGTTCAGCTGGGATTACTCGGCGCGGATGGCCGACGCCGTCGAAGAATCCTAG
- a CDS encoding archaemetzincin family Zn-dependent metalloprotease, whose translation MLVDIVPVGDLPAEVKRKASAGLRTVYDCEVTVHESQPIPSGAFDANRNQYRAEDFIELASRVGSGEKNIAVTAKDLFYRKRNYVFGLAYLDGNGSVVSTYRLQTSSDGGFSERDADEIFGDRVRKEIVHEIGHTLGLEHCDNNRCVMNFSPTVREVDVKEETLCGSCQRQVL comes from the coding sequence ATGCTCGTTGACATCGTGCCGGTGGGGGACCTGCCCGCGGAGGTCAAGCGGAAGGCGTCCGCCGGCCTCCGGACGGTGTACGACTGCGAGGTCACCGTCCACGAGTCACAGCCGATCCCCAGCGGCGCGTTCGACGCCAATCGGAACCAGTACCGCGCCGAGGACTTCATCGAGCTGGCCAGCCGCGTCGGGTCGGGCGAGAAGAACATCGCCGTCACGGCCAAGGACCTGTTCTACCGCAAGCGCAACTACGTGTTCGGGCTCGCCTACCTCGACGGCAACGGCAGCGTCGTCTCGACGTACCGCCTCCAAACTTCGAGCGACGGCGGGTTCTCCGAGCGCGACGCCGACGAGATCTTCGGCGACCGCGTGCGCAAGGAGATCGTCCACGAGATCGGCCACACCCTCGGGCTGGAGCACTGCGACAACAACCGCTGCGTGATGAACTTCTCGCCGACCGTGCGCGAGGTCGACGTCAAAGAGGAGACCCTCTGTGGCAGCTGCCAGCGGCAAGTCCTCTAG